A genomic window from Triticum urartu cultivar G1812 chromosome 7, Tu2.1, whole genome shotgun sequence includes:
- the LOC125523824 gene encoding uncharacterized protein LOC125523824: protein MEAAAARARAPMASISSLDLGKIVPGAGFLLHRHAAVPSAPVLRGRSASGRCGLAVSVSSSNGSAGLSPLSDSEKKCPVVMEIPLEDIRRPLFQTRANDPDKVQELIDSIRVIGLQVPVGIFSFNINFTKIIFF, encoded by the exons ATGGAagcagcagcagcacgagcgCGAGCACCAATGGCGTCGATCTCGAGCTTGGATTTGGGAAAGATCGTGCCCGGCGCCGGCTTCCTCCTCCACCGCCACGCCGCCGTTCCCAGCGCCCCTGTTCTCCGCGGGAGGAGCGCGAGCGGGCGGTGCGGCCTCGCTGTCTCGGTCTCGTCCTCCAATG GTTCAGCTGGGCTCTCCCCACTGAGTGACTCGGAGAAGAAATGCCCTGTGGTGATGGAGATCCCGCTGGAAGATATCCGGAGGCCGCTATTTCAAACGCGTGCTAATGATCCCGATAAGGTGCAGGAGCTCATCGACAGCATCCGTGTCATCGGCCTCCAAGTACCCGTGGGCATCTTTTCCTTTAACATTAATTTTACCAAAATTATTTTCTTTTAG